One window from the genome of Leptidea sinapis chromosome 24, ilLepSina1.1, whole genome shotgun sequence encodes:
- the LOC126971586 gene encoding leucine-rich repeat-containing protein 24 — protein sequence MKWLIVLVTVMVSRAIDGGFAPPGSCPAVCVCKWKGGKQTVECVDRALITVPEPVDPATQVLDLSGNNLQILPQEAFAKTGLVNLQRVYLRSCNIGQINDRAFKGLTNLVELDLSNNLLTQIPSNSFKDSPFLRDLTLSSNPILKIHSDALANLGSVVKLDLSRCEIRDIAADVFRNLHSLESLKLNGNNLRELPLSSLEKLEKLRVIDLSENPWICDCRLRDLKMWLSSHKLFSSPSCSSPPRLADKAFSELTLEEFACKPEILPVSRHVEATVGENTTIICLTEAVPSANVHWYWNGRLLQNGSNLNSHQKIFLYDVGEMRKKSYLVLTNTQESDSTEFYCVADNKAGNAEANFTVHVTQMAAGMASLGSAQIASLGAALFLVVIVISLGLLITFVRFRPAPISESKTPNTLDRVVSGNEVHPTVTDRPHVAVLANRQDAHNYGDGKCNSIVKPPRLNDIAYTTNNYDGRGSVVSAGGTVAVSPTISGGIDPDLINDTRPESAARPGSGEYAREASDSLYPSGLWDQIKMNQANNLARAVSSAIPSFYNDRTPIIENSSVNGSQEELGYTSRTFPRSHALSTVPIATGDAPYPPDYGLPVGSARTLRVWQRAPPVLPPVSALKRALTITRPCEDNFHDGCATDV from the coding sequence ATGAAGTGGCTAATAGTGCTGGTGACTGTGATGGTATCGAGGGCAATTGATGGTGGTTTCGCACCCCCAGGATCGTGCCCTGCCGTGTGTGTATGTAAATGGAAGGGTGGCAAACAAACAGTTGAGTGCGTTGATCGAGCACTTATTACGGTGCCCGAACCCGTGGACCCCGCCACTCAAGTACTCGATCTCTCCGGGAACAATTTACAAATACTCCCCCAGGAGGCATTTGCGAAAACGGGGCTTGTTAATTTACAAAGAGTTTATTTACGTAGTTGTAATATAGGCCAAATAAATGACCGTGCTTTTAAGGGTCTTACAAATTTAGTCGAGTTAGATCTCTCCAACAATTTGCTCACGCAAATACCGTCGAATAGTTTCAAGGACTCTCCATTCCTTAGAGATTTAACATTGTCGAGTAATCCAATTTTGAAAATACATTCCGACGCTCTCGCAAACCTCGGCAGCGTAGTCAAGCTTGATCTATCGCGATGTGAAATCAGAGATATAGCCGCGGACGTGTTCAGAAATTTGCACTCGCTGGAATCCCTAAAGCTTAATGGAAACAATCTCCGTGAATTACCGTTAAGCTCATTAGAAAAGTTGGAAAAGTTGCGGGTTATTGATTTATCGGAAAACCCATGGATATGTGACTGTCGCTTGCGTGATCTTAAAATGTGGCTATCAAGTCATAAGCTCTTTTCGAGTCCTAGTTGTTCCTCACCACCAAGATTAGCTGATAAAGCTTTTTCAGAGTTAACGCTTGAGGAGTTTGCGTGTAAACCAGAAATATTACCCGTGAGCAGACACGTAGAGGCTACAGTTGGGGAAAATACTACAATAATATGCCTGACAGAGGCCGTTCCCAGCGCAAATGTACATTGGTATTGGAATGGAAGGCTTTTACAAAATGGAAGCAATTTAAATtcacatcaaaaaatatttctttatgatGTTGGGGAAATGAGAAAGAAGTCTTATTTGGTTTTAACGAACACACAAGAATCGGATTCTACAGAGTTTTATTGTGTAGCGGACAATAAAGCTGGCAATGCGGAGGCGAATTTCACAGTACATGTCACTCAGATGGCGGCTGGAATGGCATCATTAGGGAGCGCACAGATTGCTAGTCTGGGGGCGGCGTTATTCTTAGTCGTAATTGTCATATCGTTGGGGTTGCTTATAACATTCGTTCGATTTCGGCCTGCACCAATTTCTGAAAGTAAAACCCCAAATACACTGGACCGTGTTGTGTCTGGGAATGAAGTTCATCCCACTGTGACTGATAGACCACATGTGGCAGTTTTAGCCAATAGACAAGATGCGCATAACTATGGTGACGGAAAATGCAATTCGATCGTTAAACCTCCTCGATTGAACGATATTGCTTACACTACAAACAATTACGATGGACGAGGAAGTGTGGTATCAGCAGGAGGTACAGTCGCAGTATCTCCAACTATCTCAGGAGGCATTGATCCAGATCTAATTAACGACACGAGGCCAGAGAGTGCTGCGCGACCTGGAAGTGGTGAATACGCAAGAGAAGCATCAGATTCATTATACCCATCAGGTCTGTGGGATCAAATTAAAATGAACCAGGCTAATAATCTAGCGCGTGCTGTTAGCTCAGCGATCCCTTCATTTTACAATGACCGGACGCCTATTATAGAAAATAGTAGTGTAAATGGTTCTCAGGAAGAATTGGGGTATACGAGTAGAACGTTTCCGAGGTCTCATGCACTGAGTACGGTGCCTATTGCAACTGGAGATGCACCTTATCCTCCCGATTATGGTTTGCCCGTGGGATCGGCGCGCACCTTGCGCGTGTGGCAGCGCGCCCCTCCTGTGCTTCCACCTGTGTCAGCTCTGAAGAGGGCTCTCACTATAACAAGACCTTGTGAAGACAACTTTCATGATGGCTGTGCGACTGACGTATAA